From a single Poecilia reticulata strain Guanapo linkage group LG2, Guppy_female_1.0+MT, whole genome shotgun sequence genomic region:
- the LOC103461734 gene encoding polycystic kidney disease protein 1-like 2 produces the protein MCWAVLYMLVLLTLCCQPSVENDVGVAASCPQDQRAFQGSCFELVDQQLPFQKAEDWCEERGGHLAYIPHKETQNFLERHLDPQKDIWLGLAPSGTPKPQCSVNEEGPPLSWLDGSPLTFSKWQSSPQPDAACGFILRLSGFHWKATKDCNKSMHFICQFEPGRRIACLGHNTTLQCGSGQVLMIDGAVFGRDNIHYCRPGFYTPTFTQDRCSPVNVAASIKAHCEEHQICRISEVMGSFDDLCPEQKSYLTLDYHCKDVITLSVPIVAAVYDDITIKIKWHVQASWENCKLKTGDGHIFHLRGLYGLRSSVKQKYSHPGTFVVSLECTDSERNITAQEIITVEEPVAEIGAIRCFAGNVSFYEIDCRALHGAAFHIQIQVETGTNVAYRIQIDDRLLAGLHAVRGNIPHNVTLSPEAVKQLSPGCHKLTLYATNSVTFPEVSTDLQVCVWEELAGLRASLLRETDDCSGSACFTLEVSLDRGEPVLLLISLTGENGTFSETREMSTTKDIFQISHPIQGSAPVKIKAWNAFSCLEVEVLGSRDENSMMDLNSPHDLLIFHKKMRKRNAQVADNTVKIIATPSNSVNQTTATITLSSSDPSLADPKVTVWWTCSKNCKCKPESEDSTQIIPGNCLPDPLNFYKYTLXXKVAHNDVXEKSICITLTPALDESDRVRYWNQEKNQYLFXFLE, from the exons ATGTGCTGGGCAGTTCTGTACATGCTGGTCCTGTTGACACTCTGCTGTCAGCCTTCTGTTGAGAATGATGTGGGGGTTGCAGCTTCCTGTCCGCAGGACCAGAGGGCATTTCAGGGGTCCTGCTTTGAGCTTGTGGATCAGCAGCTTCCTTTTCAGAAAGCTGAAGATTGGTGTGAGGAGAGGGGAGGACACCTCGCTTACATCCCACATAAAGAAACTCAAAATTTCCTCGAGAGACACCTGGACCCTCAAAAGGACATTTGGCTTGGACTGGCACCGTCTGGAACCCCAAAACCGCAATGTTCTGTGAATGAGGAAG GTCCTCCTCTCTCTTGGTTGGACGGTTCACCTCTCACCTTCTCCAAGTGGCAGAGCAGCCCACAGCCAGATGCAGCTTGTGGATTCATACTTAGACTCTCAGGCTTTCACTGGAAAGCCACAAAAGACTGCAACAAAAGCATGCATTTCATCTGTCAGTTTG AACCTGGAAGAAGAATCGCATGTTTGGGTCACAACACCACTCTGCAGTGTGGGTCTGGTCAAGTGTTAATGATAGACGGGGCTGTCTTCGGTCGCGACAACATTCATTACTGCCGACCCGGGTTCTACACACCAACATTCACACAGGACAGGTGCAGCCCGGTGAATGTGGCGGCCTCCATTAAAG CTCATTGTGAAGAACATCAAATCTGCAGAATCAGTGAAGTCATGGGCTCATTTGATGACCTTTGCCCTGAGCAGAAGAGCTACCTGACTTTGGACTATCACTGCAAGGATG TAATCACATTGTCAGTGCCRATTGTGGCTGCTGTTTATGATGACATCACCATTAAAATCAAATGGCATGTCCAAGCATCATGGGAAAACTGTAAGTTGAAGACTGGAGACGGACACATTTTTCATCTGCGTGGTCTTTATGG GTTGAGGAGCAGCGTCAAACAGAAATACAGCCATCCCGGTACATTTGTTGTGTCGCTTGAATGCACCGACAGTGAAAGAAACATTACAGCCCAGGAGATAATTACCGTCGAAGAGCCTGTTGCAGAGATTGGTGCCATCAGATGCTTTGCTggaaatgtgtctttttatgaaATCGACTGCAGAGCCCTGCATGGAGCAGCGTTTCACATTCAAATACAAGTAGAAACAG gAACAAATGTCGCCTACAGAATACAAATCGATGACAGACTACTAGCCGGCTTACATGCTGTACGAGGGAATATTCCCCACAACGTCACTTTGAGCCCAGAAGCGGTGAAGCAGCTCAGCCCTGGCTGTCACAAGCTCACTCTCTACGCAACCAACTCGGTGACTTTTCCAGAAGTTTCTACAGACCTTCAG GTCTGTGTCTGGGAAGAGCTCGCCGGGCTTCGGGCCAGCCTGCTGAGAGAGACAGATGATTGTTCTGGCTCTGCATGCTTTACTCTTGAAGTTTCACTTGACCGCGGAGAACCTGTCCTGCTCCTGATCTCACTGACTGGAGAAAATGGGACGTTTTCTGAAACTAGAGAAATGAGTacaacaaaagacatttttcagatcAGTCACCCAATTCAag GATCTGCCCCGGTGAAGATTAAAGCGTGGAATGCTTTTTCATGTCTGGAGGTGGAAGTGCTTGGCTCCCGTGATGAAAACTCAATGATGGATCTGAACAGTCCTCATGATTTGTTGATCTTTCACAAGAAAATG AGGAAAAGGAATGCACAAGTTGCAGATAACACAGTGAAAATCATTGCAACTCCTTCGAATTCAGTGAATCAGACAACTGCAACAATTACACTTTCTTCAAGTGATCCTAGTTTGGCAGACCCAAAGGTCACTGTTTGGTGGACATGCA gtaaaaactgtaaatgtaaaccAGAATCCGAGGATTCAACACAAATAATTCCAGGAAATTGTCTGCCAGATCCTTTAAACTTCTATAAATACACCTTGAMGWTTAAGGTGGCACATAATGATGTGARAGAGAAATCCATTTGCATCACCCTCACCCCAGCTTTAGACGAATCRGATCGAGTGAGGTACTGgaaccaagaaaaaaatcaatatttatttgYT TTCTTAGAATAG